From the Roseibium salinum genome, one window contains:
- a CDS encoding STAS/SEC14 domain-containing protein — protein sequence MYTILPRSQGAVLGVELSGKMDMAQEQALIAVAEELIEEHGKISVLIVVGDDVGLSYEAAMADIKWVLANMQHLKKLAIVTDSNLLATLVAVDATFAKMVGIAEKHFDKRQIEAAWKWIEEGQ from the coding sequence ATGTACACGATCCTGCCCCGCAGCCAGGGCGCCGTCCTGGGCGTCGAGCTCAGCGGCAAAATGGATATGGCCCAGGAGCAGGCGCTGATAGCCGTCGCGGAGGAGCTGATCGAGGAGCATGGCAAGATCAGCGTTCTTATCGTGGTCGGCGATGATGTGGGGCTCTCATATGAAGCGGCAATGGCCGACATCAAATGGGTGCTCGCCAACATGCAGCACCTGAAGAAGCTTGCCATCGTCACCGACAGCAACCTGCTGGCCACGCTGGTGGCCGTGGACGCCACCTTTGCGAAGATGGTCGGCATCGCGGAAAAGCATTTCGATAAAAGGCAGATCGAAGCCGCGTGGAAGTGGATCGAAGAGGGGCAGTAA
- a CDS encoding class II glutamine amidotransferase has product MCRWAAWSGAPKYLEEVICDPEHSLIDQSRNALSCKTAVNADGFGVAWYGDRQTPCLYKDVRPAWSDPNLLQIARHIRSGHFLAHVRASTGTATTRDNCHPFTFDRWTFMHNGQVGGYDKVRRRLDNMIPDDLYRGRMGGTDSESVFLVALAYGLNLHPRAAMARAVSEAEALSRYAGSTPHMRFAAAWSDGETLYAARYASDNLAPTLYYREFGDGVMVVSEPLDKARDCWMEVPQGHMIEVSQGRVKQCAFLSDEVLVGA; this is encoded by the coding sequence ATGTGCCGCTGGGCTGCTTGGAGCGGGGCTCCCAAATATCTTGAGGAAGTGATCTGCGACCCGGAGCATTCGCTCATCGACCAAAGCCGCAATGCCTTGTCGTGCAAGACGGCCGTGAACGCGGACGGTTTCGGCGTCGCCTGGTATGGCGACCGGCAGACGCCGTGCCTCTACAAGGACGTGCGCCCCGCCTGGTCGGACCCGAACCTGCTTCAGATCGCCCGGCACATCCGCTCCGGCCATTTCCTTGCCCATGTGCGCGCCTCCACCGGAACGGCCACGACACGCGACAATTGCCACCCGTTCACATTCGACCGCTGGACCTTCATGCATAACGGCCAGGTCGGCGGCTACGACAAGGTGCGCCGGCGTCTCGACAACATGATCCCGGACGATCTCTACCGCGGCCGCATGGGCGGGACCGACAGCGAGAGTGTGTTCCTCGTCGCGCTGGCCTACGGGCTCAATCTGCATCCTCGGGCGGCCATGGCGCGGGCGGTCAGCGAGGCCGAAGCCCTTTCCCGGTATGCCGGCTCCACGCCGCATATGCGCTTTGCAGCCGCCTGGTCGGATGGCGAGACCCTCTATGCCGCCCGCTACGCGTCCGACAATCTTGCCCCGACGCTCTACTACCGTGAATTCGGCGACGGCGTGATGGTGGTTTCCGAGCCGCTCGACAAGGCCCGCGACTGCTGGATGGAGGTTCCCCAGGGGCACATGATCGAAGTCAGCCAGGGCAGGGTGAAGCAATGCGCCTTCCTGAGCGACGAAGTGCTCGTGGGCGCCTGA
- a CDS encoding aminotransferase class V-fold PLP-dependent enzyme: protein MIPQSGTALDHFKQNLEGPDLIARLRAGLIGEGISISGPFGERELIYADYVASGRALRQIEEFVLEEVLPVYANSHTEASFCGSAMTRMREAARAEIARICGADDTCATVFCGAGATAGINRLVHLLGVSGAAGRGENPLVILGPYEHHSDILPWRESGAEVVEIGEAADGGPDLAELEEVLRKAGKERLVVGAFSMMSNVTGIVTDDEAVTRLLKRYGALSVWDCAGSGPYLPIDMKSGTDVQKDAIVVSPHKFIGGPAASGVMIVRKGAVKIDTPVFPGGGTVRFVSPWNHDYTADVAAREEAGTPNVVGDIRTALVFLVKEAIGQEWMNGQNALRRAEALAVWQSNPAIEILGNPRASHALPVFSFRVRDLERGGYIHQQLVTRMLSDLHGIQARGGCACAGPYAHRLLGIGKEQSDALRAGILSGEELRKPGWTRLSFSILMTAEKADRIIAAVDDLACNPYPVADSYACDETTARFKAMQHAA from the coding sequence ATGATCCCGCAAAGCGGCACCGCACTCGATCATTTCAAGCAAAACCTGGAAGGTCCCGACCTGATCGCCCGCTTGCGCGCGGGGCTGATCGGCGAGGGGATCTCCATCTCCGGCCCGTTTGGCGAGCGCGAACTGATCTATGCCGACTATGTCGCCTCCGGCCGTGCCTTGCGCCAGATCGAGGAATTTGTGCTGGAAGAAGTCCTGCCGGTCTATGCCAACAGCCACACCGAAGCTTCATTCTGCGGCAGCGCCATGACCCGCATGCGCGAAGCCGCCCGCGCGGAGATCGCGCGGATCTGCGGAGCTGACGACACCTGTGCAACGGTCTTTTGCGGGGCCGGGGCGACGGCCGGCATAAACCGCCTGGTGCACCTGCTCGGCGTTTCGGGAGCTGCCGGGCGCGGTGAAAATCCGCTTGTTATCCTCGGACCCTACGAACACCATTCGGACATTCTGCCCTGGCGGGAAAGCGGCGCCGAAGTCGTCGAAATCGGTGAAGCCGCCGACGGCGGCCCTGATCTTGCCGAACTCGAGGAGGTCCTGCGCAAGGCCGGCAAGGAGCGCCTGGTCGTCGGCGCCTTTTCCATGATGTCCAACGTCACCGGCATCGTTACGGACGACGAGGCTGTGACCCGCCTTTTGAAGCGTTATGGCGCCCTGAGCGTCTGGGACTGCGCCGGCTCGGGCCCCTATCTGCCGATCGACATGAAATCAGGCACGGATGTTCAGAAGGACGCCATTGTCGTTTCGCCGCACAAGTTTATCGGCGGCCCGGCAGCATCCGGCGTGATGATCGTCCGCAAGGGCGCCGTGAAAATCGACACGCCCGTTTTCCCGGGCGGCGGCACGGTCCGCTTCGTCTCGCCCTGGAACCATGACTACACGGCCGATGTCGCGGCCCGCGAGGAGGCCGGCACGCCCAACGTCGTCGGCGATATCCGGACCGCCCTGGTCTTCCTCGTGAAGGAAGCCATCGGCCAGGAGTGGATGAACGGGCAGAACGCCCTCCGGCGGGCGGAGGCGCTGGCCGTCTGGCAGTCCAATCCGGCGATCGAAATCCTCGGCAATCCCCGCGCTTCGCATGCCCTGCCGGTGTTTTCCTTCCGGGTGCGGGACCTGGAGCGGGGCGGCTATATCCACCAGCAGCTGGTCACCAGGATGCTGTCCGACCTCCACGGCATTCAGGCCCGTGGGGGCTGCGCCTGCGCCGGTCCCTATGCCCACCGGCTGCTCGGCATAGGCAAGGAGCAATCGGACGCCTTGAGGGCCGGCATACTTTCCGGTGAGGAACTCAGGAAACCCGGCTGGACGAGACTCAGTTTTTCCATTCTCATGACGGCGGAAAAGGCAGACAGGATCATCGCGGCCGTCGACGATCTTGCGTGCAATCCATACCCCGTTGCCGACAGTTACGCGTGCGATGAAACCACCGCACGGTTCAAGGCAATGCAACATGCTGCGTGA
- a CDS encoding DapH/DapD/GlmU-related protein has translation MSAPSQKPSLSEAANIHPEAHVLDCELGIWTEVGARTDMRESRMGDYSYIVQDGDVIWSTIGKFCSIARRVRLNPGNHATWRASQHHFTYRAAAYGLGEDDAEFFQWRKDDWVTIGHDVWIGHNVTVLAGVTIGTGAIVAAGAVVSRDVAPYTVVGGVAARPIKRRFTEAQAEALMEIAWWDWSHEQLKDRLPDFRQLSIDGFIEKYR, from the coding sequence ATGTCTGCCCCGAGCCAGAAGCCTTCCCTGAGCGAAGCCGCCAATATTCACCCGGAGGCGCATGTCCTTGATTGCGAGCTTGGCATCTGGACGGAGGTCGGCGCGCGGACGGACATGCGCGAAAGCCGGATGGGGGACTATTCCTATATCGTCCAGGACGGGGACGTGATCTGGTCGACCATCGGCAAATTCTGCTCCATTGCCCGGCGCGTGCGCCTCAATCCCGGCAATCACGCGACCTGGCGCGCCTCCCAGCATCACTTCACCTACCGCGCGGCTGCCTACGGGCTGGGCGAGGACGATGCCGAGTTCTTCCAATGGCGGAAGGACGACTGGGTGACCATCGGGCATGACGTGTGGATCGGGCACAACGTCACCGTTCTTGCCGGCGTCACCATCGGCACCGGCGCGATCGTCGCGGCAGGCGCAGTGGTCTCCAGGGACGTGGCACCCTATACGGTGGTCGGCGGTGTCGCGGCCAGGCCGATCAAGCGCCGCTTCACCGAAGCCCAGGCGGAGGCTCTCATGGAGATTGCATGGTGGGACTGGAGCCACGAGCAGCTGAAGGACCGGCTGCCGGATTTTCGCCAATTGTCGATCGACGGCTTTATCGAGAAATACCGCTGA
- a CDS encoding HD domain-containing protein, whose protein sequence is MNDKRLTGILEFLQAAEQLKDTIRSGSTRKGRPESTAEHSWRLALLVLLLERDLRGVDFPKLLKLCLVHDLGEAISGDIPAPDQKPGDDRQERERRDFQTLCAPLPRDLAESLTALWDEYAQAQTVEARFAKALDKTETILQHQLMPPPSVGFYEFNLTYGREHTDYHPLTRQIRQQADEGTLALIRSLESKPA, encoded by the coding sequence ATGAACGACAAGAGACTCACAGGCATCCTGGAGTTTCTCCAGGCGGCCGAGCAGCTCAAGGATACGATCCGTTCCGGCTCGACCCGCAAGGGCCGGCCGGAAAGCACCGCCGAGCACAGCTGGCGGCTGGCCCTGCTCGTCCTGCTGCTTGAAAGGGACCTGCGCGGCGTCGACTTCCCGAAGCTTTTGAAGCTGTGCCTGGTCCACGATCTCGGCGAAGCTATTTCCGGCGATATTCCGGCCCCGGACCAGAAGCCGGGAGACGACCGGCAGGAGCGGGAAAGGCGCGACTTCCAGACCCTCTGCGCGCCCCTTCCCCGGGATCTGGCGGAAAGCCTCACCGCCCTTTGGGACGAATATGCACAGGCACAAACGGTGGAAGCGCGGTTCGCCAAGGCGCTCGACAAGACGGAAACCATTCTCCAGCACCAGCTGATGCCGCCGCCCAGCGTGGGTTTTTACGAGTTCAACCTGACCTATGGACGCGAACATACGGACTATCATCCTCTGACACGCCAGATCCGCCAGCAGGCGGACGAAGGCACGCTGGCCCTGATCAGGTCACTTGAAAGCAAGCCGGCCTGA
- a CDS encoding Lrp/AsnC family transcriptional regulator: protein MEKKFDHIDRALLRALQRDARLSQRELADAVGLSQNACWRRLKALHESGLIEGHTVRLNPQRLGLNLTVFVMVRTRHHSKDWLQAFRNEVVAIPNIIDFYRIAGDYDYMLKVVAEDMNAFDGIYQRLIEKVDLDTVTSYMTMEAIADARDLPI from the coding sequence ATGGAGAAAAAATTCGATCATATTGACCGCGCATTGCTGCGCGCCCTTCAACGGGACGCCCGCCTTTCGCAACGCGAGCTTGCCGACGCGGTGGGACTTTCCCAGAACGCCTGCTGGCGCCGGTTGAAGGCGCTCCACGAAAGCGGGTTGATCGAAGGTCATACGGTGCGGCTCAATCCGCAACGGCTCGGGCTGAACCTGACCGTGTTCGTGATGGTCCGCACCCGGCACCACTCCAAGGACTGGCTGCAGGCATTCCGCAACGAAGTGGTGGCGATCCCGAACATAATCGATTTCTACCGGATTGCCGGGGACTACGATTACATGCTGAAGGTCGTGGCGGAGGACATGAATGCCTTCGACGGGATCTATCAGCGCCTGATCGAAAAGGTCGACCTGGACACGGTCACCTCCTACATGACCATGGAGGCGATCGCGGATGCCCGCGACCTGCCGATTTAG
- a CDS encoding helix-turn-helix domain-containing protein gives MSVETAVLQNNLGPSLRRWRVLNRVKQQALARDLGVSQSKVSRWESGAAEPEGADRLRITQLLRARPETAADRALLELVSNAAGPVHLVCDLTHRLLALSPARAREWHVPVADFLNRPLWRFATQSIRSNEYQLTEHGWFEPFGPDVCFRTERADFAEMTIPDSWIRISRLPLSDGSFARLVREEPHGPATAN, from the coding sequence ATGTCAGTTGAGACCGCAGTGCTGCAAAACAACCTCGGCCCGTCCTTGCGACGATGGCGGGTGCTGAACCGCGTCAAGCAGCAGGCCCTGGCACGGGACCTCGGCGTCTCGCAAAGCAAGGTTTCCCGCTGGGAGAGCGGCGCGGCGGAACCGGAAGGGGCCGACCGCCTGAGGATCACGCAGCTGTTGCGCGCCCGGCCCGAAACCGCTGCGGACCGGGCTCTTCTGGAGCTGGTCTCCAATGCCGCAGGTCCGGTCCACCTGGTCTGCGATCTCACCCACAGACTGCTGGCGCTCTCTCCTGCCCGCGCGCGGGAGTGGCATGTGCCGGTTGCCGACTTTCTGAACCGGCCGCTGTGGCGCTTCGCGACGCAGAGCATCCGGTCCAATGAATATCAGCTGACCGAGCATGGCTGGTTCGAGCCGTTCGGACCGGACGTCTGCTTCAGGACGGAACGCGCCGACTTTGCAGAGATGACCATCCCCGATAGCTGGATCAGGATCTCGCGCCTGCCGCTTTCCGACGGCAGCTTCGCCCGGCTGGTGCGCGAGGAGCCGCACGGCCCGGCAACCGCCAACTGA